ATGATTCGCGAAAAATCAGAACTGCTCGAAATCGACCGCAAGTTTTTGTCCCGCTCGCTTAACGAAGGCTTCTCCGGAGGTGAGAAAAAACGGAATGAAATCTTCCAGATGGCGATGCTCGAGCCCAAACTCGCCATTCTTGACGAAACCGATTCTGGTCTGGACATCGATGCGCTACGGATTGTGGCCAACGGTGTCAACAGGCTCAAGAGCGAGCACAATGCCGTTCTCGTCATTACGCATTACCAGCGTCTTCTGGATTACATTATCCCGGATTTCGTACACGTGTTAATGGATGGAAAGATTGTGAAGTCCGGCGATGCGTCGCTGGCACTCGAACTCGAGGAAAAAGGATACGATTGGATCAAACAGGAAATCGAAGCGTAATGGATTTAAAAGAAAAATTGATTTCTTCCTTCATGGCATTTGAGGAAAAGATTGACGTGCATTCCGAACTGCATGACATCCGTACTTCGGCAATCAGGAATTTTGAAAATAAGGGTTTTCCCAGTAAAAAGGAGGAAGCCTGGAGATACACCTCGCTCAATGCGGTGCTCAAGAACGATTTCACCGTGTTTCCGAAAAGTGAGAATACGATTGAATTCAGCGAAGTAAAGAAATATTTCCTGCATGAGATCGACACATACAAAGTGATTTTCGTCGACGGCGCGTTCAGTTCATTTTTGTCTTCGACAACCCACGACGGACTCGATGTCTGCCTGATGTCGTCAGCCCTGAACAAGCCGAAGTACAAGGAAGTGATTGAAAAATATTTTAATAAAATTGCCAATAAAGACGAATCGCTTACGTCGCTTAACACGGCATTCGCCTCTGAAGGGGCGTATGTAAACATCCCGAAAGGCAAGCTCGTCGACAAACCTATTGAGATCATTTATTTTTCAACAGGAAAAGAAAATGCCCTGATGGTGCAGCCGCGTAACCTCGTCGTAGTAGGCGAAAATGCGCAGGTGCAGATCATCGAGCGCCACCAGAGCCTCAATGAGAATCCGGTGTTGACCAATTCGGTTACTGAAATCTTTGCAGAGCCGAATGCGAACGTCGACTATTATAAAATCCAAAACGATCTGCTGTCCGCAAATCTGGTCGACAACACCTATATTTCGCAGCAAAGGTCTACCAAAGTCTCCGTGCATACCTTTTCATTCGGAGGCAACATCACCAGGAACAACCTGAATTTCTACCATTTCGGCGAAGGCATCGACAGCACTTTGAAAGGCATCACGATTATCGGCGGCAAGCAACTCGTTGACCATTATACTTTGGTGAATCACGCCACGCCGCATTGCGAAAGCCACCAGAATTACAAATGCATCCTCAATGACAGCGCCACCGGTGTTTTCAACGGCAAGATTTTCGTCGAAAAAGAAGCCCAGAAAACAGACGCTTTTCAGCAAAACAACAACATCCTGCTCAGCGACAAGGCCACGATCAACGCCAAGCCGCAACTCGAGATTTTTGCCGATGATGTGAAATGCTCACACGGCTGCACCATCGGGCAACTCGACGAGAATGCGATGTTCTACATGCAGGCGCGCGGCATCCCCAGGAAAGAGGCCAAAGCGCTACTGATGTATGCGTTTTCCAACGAAGTCCTGGACAGCGTGCGGATTCCCGAACTCAAGCAACGCATCAATAAGATTATCGCGCAAAGGCTTGGTGTGAATCTCGGATTTGATCTGTAGTTTTTAGAAGCTGATCCCGCTGTCCGCTATATCTTTTCCCTGCTGTGGCCAGCAGTGAAAAGGATGCCGCTACCATCGGGGCTAGCGACCGGCGTGAAATCCCGCTAAAATTCCCTTCAGGAAACTGTTGAAGTCAAACTGGCTGTCATCGGTCAGGCCCATCCGGACAATCACGAGATCCATCGAGGGTATGATAAAAATCATCTGCCCCTGGAACCCATTGCAGGAATACAGGTCTTTCGGGGCATCCGGATATTTCCCGCCGGCATTGAGCCAGAAATGCGCGCCGTATCGGCCGTTCGAGCCGTTGGTAGGCGTGGCCACATAGGTTGCCCAACTTTTATCGAAAAGCTGTTCACCGTTCCAATTGCCCTGATGCAGGTACAACAGTCCGAATTTGGCCCAATCGCGTGTCGTGGCCCAGCCATAGGAGGATCCGACGAAATTCCCGGCCATATCGCTTTCCACCACCATCGAGTGCATACCGATCTTGTCAATAAAGGCCGAGTACCAAAAGTCAAGATATTCCTGGTGTGTGCTGAATTGGCCTCTCAATATCCTTGACAGTAAGTTTGTCGTGCCCGAGGAATAATTCCAATGCGCATCCGGTGCGAAGGCTGCGGGTTTTTCAAGCTGCACCTTGCCCATGTCTTCGGCTTCGAAAAGCATTTTAGTGGCATCGCAGATCGTTTCATAGTTCTCCACCCATTCCAGGCCGCTGTTCATGTGCAGTAAATCATTAATTGTGATCCTCGCGCGCCGATCCCGTCGCCACTCGGCAACAGGTGCCGGTTTGTTGATGTCGATTTTGCCCATTTTCTGCAATACGCCGAACATCGTTGCGGTGATGCTTTTGGTCATTGACCAGCCGAGGATGCGCGAGTTTTTTGAAAATCCGGGCGCGTATTTTTCTGCAACGATATGGTCTTTATACACCACCAGCACCGATCGTGACCGTCTCGATTTTGCGCCGTCCTGATCAAATGCGGCTGCCACTGCCTGATTCAGCCGGGCGTAATTGACGTTGCTGAAGATTGTGTCCCTGGGCTCGAGGTTTCCGTAAGGAAACGGCAGTTTAATGGGAGCCAGTTTCCGTTTTGGAATGTCATAAGGCTGGCTTTCGTCAAAATCATCGTTGACCAATGTGGCGCCCAGCCCTTCCCTGTAGATGGCCTTTCTTTTCTTCAACCCGTAAAAGGTCGAAGTGGCAAATTTTCCGTCCGCATTGATTTCGTTTGTTGCGAGACGCACCAGTGCGATATCGTTGTCACCTGCCTCGATGACCGTCTGTGGGCGCCGGTCCAGGAAATGTGCCGACGCAATACTTTTGGCAGCAAAGCCTGAGATCAGGTCGAGTTTCGGGTAATTGGCGACAAAGCCATAAATGAGTAACGCCACCCCGGCCAGCAGCAGCAGCCGAACAAATTTTTTCATAGGAATTAAATTACAGTGACATAAAAATAAGGCAATTATTAACAGCTCGCCGATAAAAATTTACCCATAAATTTTTACTACTTTTGTATTTAGATTTTTTCTAAATAATTATGTTCGACATCCAGAAAATCCGCGCTGATTTCCCGATACTTTCCCGACAGGTTCATGGCAGGCCGCTTGTTTATTTGGACAATGGCGCGACGTCACAGAAGCCCAAAGCCGTCATTGATGACATCGCCGAATATTACAATGAAATCAATGCGAACATCCATCGCGGGGTGCACACCTTAAGCCAGCTGGCCACCGATGCGTATGAAGCGTCACGCGAAAAAATCCGTGCGCACCTCAATGCAGAATTTGCTCACGAGGTGCTGTTTACTTCAGGGACGACCTTCGGGGTCAATCTGGTCGCGAACGGATTCGCGTCGATCGTCAAGCCCGGTGACGAAATCCTCGTTTCTGCGCTGGAACACCACAGCAACATCGTGCCCTGGCAATTGCTTTGCGAGCGCACAGGAGCCGTGTTAAAAGTGATCCCGATCGATGAGCGCGGCGAACTGGTACTTACAGCGTATGAAGAACTGCTGTCGGACAAGACTAAAATTGTCGCGGTAAACCACATCTCGAACGCATTGGGTACGATCAACCCGATCCGGTTCCTGATTGAGAAGGCCCATGAAAAAGGGGCAGCCGTGTTGATTGACGGTGCGCAGGCTGTACCGCATATAAGGCCTGACGTGCAGGAACTGGATTGCGATTTTTATGTCTTTTCAGGGCACAAGATCTGCGGCCCGACGGGAACCGGGATCTTATACGGCAAGGAAGCCTGGCTCAATAGACTTCCGCCTTATCAGGGCGGCGGTGAAATGATCAGGGAAGTGTCTTTCGAAAAAACCACTTATGCCGACCTGCCCCACAAGTTTGAAGCCGGAACCCCCAACATAGCGGGCGGGATTGTGCTGGGTACTGCCATAGATTACCTGAATTCGGTTGGGTTCGAGAATATCCAGAAGCAGGAACGCGATCTGTTGGCCTATGCCACCGAAAAATTGCTGGAGATTGAGGGCCTCAAAATTTTCGGGCCTGAAGATGTAAACCGCAAAACGTCGGTAATTTCGTTTAATATCGATGGCATCCATCCGTACGATATCGGGGCCATCCTGGACAAAATGGGCATTGCCGTGAGGACGGGGCACCATTGCGCCCAGCCAATCATGAGCTTTTTCTGCATTCCTGGGACCGTTCGGGTATCGTTTTCGTTTTATAATACGCGCGAAGAAGTCGATTTGCTCGTTGCGGGGATTAACAAGGCCAAAATGATGCTATCTTAAAACTAATCTATGAAAATACTTACGATGATCTGCCTCACACTGCTCATGGCCAAAAGTTGTGACAAACAGCAGCAGGAGGAAATGAAAAATACGACTGTGGAATACAGTGCGATGTCGAGGGGATTTTACCTGAACATCAACGTGCATGATGACAAGCTGTCCATAGTTGACAAGCGCGATGGCACCCCACGCGAGTACATCCTTACGAATGCGGATTGGAAAGCACTGGCGGATCTTTACAAGACCATAAAGCCTGAAGAATTGCCAACGTACAAAGATCCGACGCAGAAGCGGTTTTACGACGGCGCCGCCATAGCGAGCCTGCGCATCATTTATGACGGGAAAACCTATGAGACCACGAGTTTCGACCACGGTTTTCCGCCAAAGGAAATTGAAGCCTTCGTAAACAAAATAGTCTCATTTGCAACACCATAACACAATGACGATTAAGGAAATACAACAGGATATTGCCGATGAATTCAGCCTTTTTGATGAGGAAAACTGGGATGAGCGGTACCAATACCTGATCGACCTGGGCAAAACGCTGCCGCTGATCGATCCACAATACAAGACGGATGACAACCTGATCAGGGGCTGCCAGTCTAAAGTATGGCTGCACGCGGACGAAGCGGATGGAAGGATTGTTTTCACGGCCGACAGCGATGCGATTTTAACCAAAGGCATCATTGCAATCCTGATCCGGACATTCTCAAACCAGAAGCCATCCGATATCCTGGAGGCCGATACCCGTTTCATCGATGACATCGGGCTGAAGGAACACCTGTCGCCGACACGGGCCAATGGACTGGTTTCGATGATTAAACAAATTAAATTGTATGCACTGGCATTCCAGTCAAAAAATTAAAAATTTATGGAACAGGAAATAGACACGACCCAACTGGGTGAGGATATCGTAAAGAAACTCAAAACGATTTATGATCCGGAGATCCCGGTCGACATTTACGAACTGGGACTGATATATGACGTGATGGTCAACACGGATTATGAGGTAAAAATCCTGATGACGCTCACCTCACCGAACTGCCCGGTGGCCGAAACCCTGCCCAGGGAAGTGGAAGACAAAATCAAGGCCATCGACAACGTGAAAGACGTTGAAGTCGAAATCACATTCGATCCGCCGTGGAGCAAGGACCTGATGAGCGAGGAAGCGAAACTGGAACTCGGCATGCTTTAAAAGCAAGGCCATAATCAAAACGTTTTTCGGCATGGAAGAAATCGTAAATAAAGTCGCCAATTCCGCATTGGAAGTTTTTGACCTGGAGGACTATTATCCGAAGGGCGATCGCCTACGCGTTGATATCGCGCAATGGCTTTACGAAGGTATAATATTGAGGGAAAAAGATTTCCGTGAAAGCCTCAAAAACCACGACTGGACCCAATACCGGGATGCCTATGTAGCAGTATATTGCAGTAATGACGCGATCGTACCCGCTTGGGCGGCCGTCCTGGTCACGATCCAGCTGGCGCCTTTTGCCAAAAAAGTAATCGAGGGGAATTTAGAAGCCATTGATACGGCGATCTATCAGGAAATCCTCGAAAACCTGGATTACTCAGTTTATAAAGACAAGCCGCTGATCATCAAAGGTTGTTCGAGGAAGCCCGTCCCGATGAGCGCCTATGTACTTGCGGCGCAAAAACTGCAGCCGTTCGCGAAAAGCATCATGTACGGCGAAGCCTGTTCGGCGGTGCCATTGTACAAGCGCAAGCAGTAATTTGCGGATTGCAAAACGTATTCCGTACACATTCTTTATATTTGCGGTAACCATAAAAATACAGCTATGAAGAAGATTTTTTCGGGAGTTTTGATCGCGGTCTACGCAATGAACGCGGCAGCGCAGCAGGCCCCTCCCACGGCCGCAGATACCACACGGGCCTGGACCACGAAAGGGACCGCCACCGTGTTGTTCAATCAGTCCACTTTTGACAACTGGCTTGCCGGAGGAGAGAACAACATTTCGGGCAACATCGGCATCAACTACGATTTTAACTACAAGAAGGCCGACTGGACGTGGGACAACAAGATCATCGCGTCTTACGGCCTCGTCAAAACCAA
The nucleotide sequence above comes from Flavobacterium magnum. Encoded proteins:
- a CDS encoding serine hydrolase domain-containing protein, whose amino-acid sequence is MKKFVRLLLLAGVALLIYGFVANYPKLDLISGFAAKSIASAHFLDRRPQTVIEAGDNDIALVRLATNEINADGKFATSTFYGLKKRKAIYREGLGATLVNDDFDESQPYDIPKRKLAPIKLPFPYGNLEPRDTIFSNVNYARLNQAVAAAFDQDGAKSRRSRSVLVVYKDHIVAEKYAPGFSKNSRILGWSMTKSITATMFGVLQKMGKIDINKPAPVAEWRRDRRARITINDLLHMNSGLEWVENYETICDATKMLFEAEDMGKVQLEKPAAFAPDAHWNYSSGTTNLLSRILRGQFSTHQEYLDFWYSAFIDKIGMHSMVVESDMAGNFVGSSYGWATTRDWAKFGLLYLHQGNWNGEQLFDKSWATYVATPTNGSNGRYGAHFWLNAGGKYPDAPKDLYSCNGFQGQMIFIIPSMDLVIVRMGLTDDSQFDFNSFLKGILAGFHAGR
- a CDS encoding SUF system Fe-S cluster assembly protein — encoded protein: MEQEIDTTQLGEDIVKKLKTIYDPEIPVDIYELGLIYDVMVNTDYEVKILMTLTSPNCPVAETLPREVEDKIKAIDNVKDVEVEITFDPPWSKDLMSEEAKLELGML
- the sufC gene encoding Fe-S cluster assembly ATPase SufC, coding for MLQIKNLHASIEDKDILKGINLTVNAGEVHAIMGPNGAGKSTLSAIIAGREDYEVTEGEILLERENISELSPEERAHKGIFLSFQYPVEIPGVSVTNFMKTAINETRKAQGRDEMPANEMLKMIREKSELLEIDRKFLSRSLNEGFSGGEKKRNEIFQMAMLEPKLAILDETDSGLDIDALRIVANGVNRLKSEHNAVLVITHYQRLLDYIIPDFVHVLMDGKIVKSGDASLALELEEKGYDWIKQEIEA
- the sufD gene encoding Fe-S cluster assembly protein SufD, translating into MDLKEKLISSFMAFEEKIDVHSELHDIRTSAIRNFENKGFPSKKEEAWRYTSLNAVLKNDFTVFPKSENTIEFSEVKKYFLHEIDTYKVIFVDGAFSSFLSSTTHDGLDVCLMSSALNKPKYKEVIEKYFNKIANKDESLTSLNTAFASEGAYVNIPKGKLVDKPIEIIYFSTGKENALMVQPRNLVVVGENAQVQIIERHQSLNENPVLTNSVTEIFAEPNANVDYYKIQNDLLSANLVDNTYISQQRSTKVSVHTFSFGGNITRNNLNFYHFGEGIDSTLKGITIIGGKQLVDHYTLVNHATPHCESHQNYKCILNDSATGVFNGKIFVEKEAQKTDAFQQNNNILLSDKATINAKPQLEIFADDVKCSHGCTIGQLDENAMFYMQARGIPRKEAKALLMYAFSNEVLDSVRIPELKQRINKIIAQRLGVNLGFDL
- a CDS encoding SufE family protein, with the protein product MTIKEIQQDIADEFSLFDEENWDERYQYLIDLGKTLPLIDPQYKTDDNLIRGCQSKVWLHADEADGRIVFTADSDAILTKGIIAILIRTFSNQKPSDILEADTRFIDDIGLKEHLSPTRANGLVSMIKQIKLYALAFQSKN
- a CDS encoding aminotransferase class V-fold PLP-dependent enzyme; this translates as MFDIQKIRADFPILSRQVHGRPLVYLDNGATSQKPKAVIDDIAEYYNEINANIHRGVHTLSQLATDAYEASREKIRAHLNAEFAHEVLFTSGTTFGVNLVANGFASIVKPGDEILVSALEHHSNIVPWQLLCERTGAVLKVIPIDERGELVLTAYEELLSDKTKIVAVNHISNALGTINPIRFLIEKAHEKGAAVLIDGAQAVPHIRPDVQELDCDFYVFSGHKICGPTGTGILYGKEAWLNRLPPYQGGGEMIREVSFEKTTYADLPHKFEAGTPNIAGGIVLGTAIDYLNSVGFENIQKQERDLLAYATEKLLEIEGLKIFGPEDVNRKTSVISFNIDGIHPYDIGAILDKMGIAVRTGHHCAQPIMSFFCIPGTVRVSFSFYNTREEVDLLVAGINKAKMMLS
- a CDS encoding DUF2480 family protein, translating into MEEIVNKVANSALEVFDLEDYYPKGDRLRVDIAQWLYEGIILREKDFRESLKNHDWTQYRDAYVAVYCSNDAIVPAWAAVLVTIQLAPFAKKVIEGNLEAIDTAIYQEILENLDYSVYKDKPLIIKGCSRKPVPMSAYVLAAQKLQPFAKSIMYGEACSAVPLYKRKQ